One part of the Anopheles coustani chromosome 2, idAnoCousDA_361_x.2, whole genome shotgun sequence genome encodes these proteins:
- the LOC131266998 gene encoding lethal(2)neighbour of tid protein, which yields MQECEGFLNGTTDYSQLRGDTGPLVYPAGFVYIYSALYFLTSRGTNIRLAQYMFTGIYLLQIALVMRLYCKSRKIPPYVMLITIFTSYRIHSIYVLRLFNDPIAILFLYAALNAFIDGRWTIGSVMLSLGVSVKMNILLFAPAILLLFITNLGWVKTLLQLTVCGVIQIVLGAPFLLTYPWQYIKGSFDLGRVFEHKWTVNYRFLEPAIFESKTFHLALLALHLTLLVVFASPCYKYFQNYCRLRHLELMLAPQIAAQNRAEKEKQVKKAKKQTKALPAVATGQNGTDEEVLTADQEKFLKSFEKGIKKMGDKKQPVKNVPVEAEQTDTTTAPNKFSIHFDRSTQLALLPIFLSNFIGIVCARSLHYQFYVWYFHSLPYLTWYTEYTNSLKFLLLLLLEFCWNTYPSTVLSSLLLHTCHVVLLFGIGKKMFRRIPDLAQLNKTE from the exons ATGCAGGAATGCGAAGGTTTTCTCAATGGAACCACGGATTATTCGCAACTTCGCG GAGATACCGGACCGCTCGTTTATCCTGCCGGTTTTGTGTATATCTACAGTGCGCTATACTTCTTGACGTCCCGTGGAACAAACATTCGACTAGCACAGTACATGTTTACAGGCATCTACCTGCTGCAAATTGCACTGGTTATGCGACTTTACTGCAAGAGTCGTAAAATCCCTCCATACGTGATGCTCATCACTATATTCACCTCGTATCGTATCCACTCGATCTACGTGTTACGGCTATTCAACGATCCAATAGCCATACTGTTCCTGTACGCCGCACTCAATGCTTTCATTGACGGCCGCTGGACGATCGGGAGTGTAATGCTGAGTTTAGGAGTATCGGTGAAGATGAACATCCTCCTGTTTGCACCGGCCATTCTGCTCCTTTTTATCACCAATCTGGGCTGGGTGAAAACGCTACTGCAGCTAACGGTTTGCGGCGTGATACAGATTGTCCTTGGTGCACCGTTTCTACTGACATACCCGTGGCAGTACATCAAGGGTAGCTTTGATCTTGGCCGGGTGTTCGAACACAAATGGACCGTTAACTATCGCTTCCTGGAGCCAGCCATCTTTGAAAGCAAAACGTTCCACCTGGCACTGTTGGCACTGCACCTGACGCTGTTGGTGGTCTTCGCGTCGCCCTGTTATAAATACTTCCAAAACTATTGTCGTTTGCGTCACCTGGAGTTGATGCTGGCGCCACAGATTGCCGCTCAAAATCGCGCAGAAAAGGAGAAGCAGGTTAAGAAGGCAAAGAAACAGACCAAGGCACTACCCGCAGTCGCGACTGGTCAGAATGGGACAGACGAGGAGGTCCTTACCGCAGAccaggaaaagtttttgaaatcTTTTGAAAAGGGTATCAAAAAGATGGGTGACAAAAAGCAGCCCGTTAAAAATGTCCCCGTGGAAGCGGAACAGACGGATACTACCACAGCTCCGAAcaagttttccatccatttcgaCCGCTCCACTCAGCTCGCATTGTTGCCTATTTTTCTGTCCAACTTTATCGGCATCGTTTGTGCCCGCAGCTTGCACTACCAATTTTACGTATGGTACTTCCACAGTCTTCCCTACCTCACCTGGTACACGGAATACACGAACAGTCTAAAGTTTCTGTTACTCCTGCTGTTAGAATTCTGTTGGAACACATATCCAAGCACCGTTTTAAGTAGCCTCCTGTTGCATACTTGCCACGTGGTTTTATTGTTCGGCATCGGCAAAAAGATGTTTAGGAGAATTCCCGACCTGGCGCAGTTAAATAAAACTGAATGA
- the LOC131262758 gene encoding mitochondrial import inner membrane translocase subunit Tim10B, with protein MDYELRNIKDFLQLYNRITDLCFNSCVDNLFGRDLTREEISCADNCVLKFTNVNQRLLKVYVGVQADINQKRMSEFEAQQAKLLAEQQQQQQQQTAVQLTPETATTSNTSESPVV; from the exons ATGGATTACGAACTCAGAAAT ATAAAAGACTTCCTGCAACTGTACAACAGAATAACAGACCTGTGTTTCAACTCGTGCGTCGATAATCTGTTCGGACGAGATCTGACACGGGAGGAGATTTCCTGCGCCGATAATTGTGTACTAAAATTCACAAACGTAAACCAGCGATTACTGAAGGTCTACGTTGGGGTGCAGGCGGATATTAATCAGAAAAGAATGTCGGAATTTGAAGCACAACAGGCAAAATTATTAGctgaacagcagcaacagcaacaacaacaaacagcgGTCCAGCTGACTCCcgaaacagcaacaacaagcaATACTAGCGAATCCCCAGTGGTATAA